Genomic segment of Sphingomicrobium marinum:
GCATCATCGTAGCCCTCGAGCGCATCGTGATTGAAGCCACGGTGTTGCGAGACGGCCGCCGATTTAACTAGCTCAGCCTTCGATTTGAACGAATCCGTGCCGACATCTGCATTGCCCAAAATATCCAGCCGCAAGTCCTCGTAAAGCTTGAGGAGCGGAGCCTCGTTGGTGCGGTAGATCTTCTTCAGCGGTCGCTGCTGCAAATCATTGCCGAGCATCGCCGCCAGGCCGTCGGTAAAGCGGAACAGCTTCTCGCCCGCAGCATAGTCATAAATCGCCTGCGCAGGGTCATGGAACACGGTAATGCCGCAGTCTTCAGGCAGTAGTTCGATCAATTTTAGCAAAAACCGAGCACGGCCGCCGGTGATGTCCTGGGCCTCGTCAACGATAAGGTGCTCTAGATCGCCGAATATGTCGCGAAAATCCTCGATGCGCTCGTCGATTAGCTCTGTTGCAGCATCGATCCCGGTTTCGAATCCGCCGAACAGCTTCTCAACTTCCTCAGGCGAAAAGCCGTAACGGATCTTCCACGCTTGCGAGTCGATTGTCGATATCTTGACCGCGAAGACGTTGCTCGGATCTTCGGCGAAGTCGCCGATCCGCCCCTTAAGCTCGGCGATGGCCGAACGTGTAAAGCTAACTAGCCAGACGTTTGTATCGGCAACGTCCTCAGATTCGATGATATGGGCTACGCGCGAACAAGCGACCGCGGTCTTTCCCATACCGGGGCCCGCTGAGACGAGCAGGCGCGCCGAGCGGTCGGCCTCGATCACGCGCCGCTGGTCCTCATCCCATTCGATCGGCTTGTTGAGAAATGAAACCGTGACGCCCCAGGCCTGCTGCATTGCGCGCAGCATGCGGACTTCACGGCCGTCCAGCTTTTCATCGACGGATGCCATTTCGAACAGGATTGACGCAAGGCGCTCGCGGTCTGTGGGATGCTCGACCCGCAGAAGCGTCGCAGTGAAGCTTTCCATGGGATCATGCATTGCCGTGCCGAGCGCTGCATCAAGCAGCTCAAGCGGCACGCCAAACTCCTCGCACGCCTGCCGTGCAAGCGCGACCTCGTCGCCGTCCACTGAGCCGTCAGCGTGGATGAGAGCGGCAAGCAGCATCGCCATGTGCTCTGCGAGCACACTTTCAGAAGCGGGCACAGGCTCAACCTGCGATACGATACTCGAACTCAACTTTGCCCCCGACACAACCATTACGCTCGATCACGATACTGACGCTAAGTAAAGCTCAAGTCATCAAAAAATCTATTACTTTGAAAATTTCGTACAGTTTCGCTTTCGAGTCCGGACGACAAGTCGTCTTCGCCAAACGTACCGAATCGAAAGCAATGCGGAATGTGGTGTACCGCGTCCCACATTGATGCGCCAATCAGAGTGCGGCGAGTTTTCGGTGTCTGGCGGTGGCAGCAGGCGCAAAGGATCTGCAGATCTTCGATAGTGCTCATGACTGGATTCTCATCGCTGGAAAGCGAAACGCGGTGGTGAACCTCGAACACGGTTTCGGCAATGTGCTCGGGAATTAAGGTGTACCAATCGACCGCGCACCAGTCGCTTTCGCACTTAAGTCGTCCTCCGTTCGAAGCGCGAACGGCCTCGCGCTTTTTCTTCGGTAGGTAAGACGAGCGGGATCGCCCGGTTCGACAGTGCGAGACCATGCGACTTCGTTTTCGACGCAGGCCAACTCCCCTTCGGTGTGAGAAACGTCAACAAGGAGTTGTTGCGCCTTTTTACGTGAAAGCGGTCTATTCGAAAGGGTATCCGCGCTGCGCGAACCGACCTTATGAACATGCAGCGAGGTGATGAGCGAATGAAGCGAGAAGCTCGTTTCGATGCGCACACGTTTCGTAGAATCTCCGCCTTTCGCGTGGCTTGCCTGGCTGCTCGCAGGAAAAGCAGCGACGTCCGAAGTGGGGCCGCAAGCGGTCTCTAAGCGGAAACACCGCGAACTATTTGCCAAATGGGGTAGAAAAAGGGGTAGATCGACTACTGAAGTCAAAACTCTCAATTTAAAACAATGCTTTACAAACGAAATGTGGGTCCTCTCCTGGGCACCAATTCTCTTCAAATCAGCGATCTAACGCTTGCCGCCGAGCCAGGCATGAAGTGCTGCGGCCAGCGTGGCGGCATTGTCTTTGCCAAGATCGGCGGGAGGGTGTCCGGGCAGCGTATCGGCAAGATCGCCGAGCAGGCTGCGGCCTTCTTCAGTAAGCGACCAATTTCCCGGCTCACCGCGGACAAGCCCTCGACCGGCCAAACGCGCCCAGGGTTCTTCTTCATCGCCCGGCTGGCGCGCGACGCGGCCATAATCACCGCCATGATAGATGAGCGGATCGGCTTCGTTCAAATCGAGATGTTCGACGTGACCCACGAAGATGGCGTGATCGCCGCCTTCATATTCGAATGCGGATTTGCAGCCGAAGCGGGCGGCATAGCCGGCGATGCGCGGCGCACCTTCGGGCCCGTCATCGCAAACGATCCCGTCAAATTTGTCGCGACCTGGCCGCGCAAAATGGCTGGACAGATTTTCCTGCCCCGCCGCAAGGACATGCACCGCCCAATATGGTGCATCGCGAAAGGCGGGGAGGCTGCCGCTACGCAGTGACAGGCTCCAGAGCACCAGCGGCGGATCGAGCGAAACCGAATTGAAGCTGTTGACGGTCAGCCCCACCGGGGCGCCGGAAGCATCGCGCGCCGTCACGATCGTCACGCCCGTGACAAAGCTGCCAAGGGCGCGGCGGAAGTGACCGGGATCGAGTACGCTCATGCCCCCCTGTTTAGCGGGGCCACACCGATATGGAAGGCCGTTAGAGGACCGGGACAAACGTACCCAGAGTCGGCACCGTCAGACGCAAGTCGCGCAAGAAGCGCGCGGTCGCGCTTTCGCCCACGACGACGATGTCGTTGGCGAAAATGATCGGGTCTTCCATCCGGCCGGAGCGGATATCCTTGAGATCGAACTTGGCGGCCATGCGCTGGCCCTGCGCCTGGCGAAACACGATGACCGTATCGAGATCCGCTGTGTCCGACGCACCGCGCGCCGTGGCAACAGCCTGCTGCAGGGTCAGCGTGCCAATGATCGGGTAGATGCCCGGCTGGCGGACGGCGCCGTCGATGGTGACGAGGTTCGCGCGCACCTCCACGATGTTCACGGCGACCTGGGGATCCTTGAGGTAACGGCCGCGCAGCTTGTCTTCGATGAGGTTGGCCAGTTCGTCGGGCGTCTTGCCGCCCGCCATCACGGCGCCGGCCAGCGGCATCGAGAAATTTCCGGCCGTATCGACCGTGCCCCTGCGGGTCATCTCGTCGACGCCAAAGACGGTGACTTCGATTTCGTCATTGGGGCCGATGCGATAGTCGGCAAAGCTGCTGGCGCGCGCCTGGACATCGGGCAACGGCAGCGTATCGGCCACGGTCACGGCGGACGAGTTTTCATCAAGATCGACTGATCCGGCGCAGGCTGAAGTAGCTGCGAGCACAGCAAGAATGGCAAACGGCTTGGACACGGTTACAGGCTCCATGAAATCGGGGGCAGCCAATAATGGCTGGTTGCGCGAAGTGAATGCCAGACTGTCGGGATAAATCAAGGGCTTGGCGACAGGACGAATGTTCAGCACGTGGCCGTTCGCACCCGGTTCTCCATAGAAAAAGCCCGGCTCGACAGGGTCGAACCGGGCTTTTTGCCTAGGATGCGTTTCGCTTAGGCGCCGCTGATCGGGCCACCCAGGAAATCGTCATCCGACGAATCGTCAGAATTGAAGATCGCCAGCGCGACAATGATGAGCACGCCTGCCATCACGCCAAGGATGAACAGTTCGTCATCGGCGCTGGCATCCATGTCGTCATGGTCGTCCAGCGAAATTGCGCTGGCCGAAACGGCGGGGATGGCGGCCGACGGACGGACCGAAGCCGAGGCACCCGCGATGGGCGCAACCATAAGGCTAAGCCCTGCGAGGGCGCTGAGAGTCTTCTTCACAATAATATCCTGACTATATCGAATTTAGGCGAGGCTGACGGGAAGATCGGAATCGTCTTCGTCGCTGAACAGCTCGATGATGCCCCAGATGATGAGACCAGCAGCGAGCAGGCCGATTACGACAGTGCCAGCATCCCAACCATAGTCGTCATCCTGCAGCGCAGCGGTCGAGCTGGTGGCGGTGACGGCGGGAACGGCAGCAGCCGGACGAGTGGCGGCACCGACAGGCGCTGCGACGAGTGCAGCAGCGGCAGTGGTGGCGAGAACCTTCGAAATAATCATTACTTAAAACCCCTCTTCATTGAGTCGAAGTCGAACTAACATAGGTGTGATAGCCGAGCAACCCTAACGCGGACCGCCCTTAAAGGTTTCTTTGTTTAAGAAATGCTGAATTTTCGCGATTTTGCGTGATGTGAATGCGCTGGAACGAGGCAAGGCTGCTGCGCTGCGACCAACCGTTACACAATTAATCCATATTGTTTTGCGGCACTTAGCTCGGAAAACCGCGATTTCCGTAGGAGAAATCTGTTCACATCGGCGCATTTCAGCCATTCTCTCCTTGCTAACCGATTGATTGCGACGAACGGCATCGGCAATTCGGTGAATCGTTGTGCGGTGCGGCAGGAAGGCAACAGTTCAGCCCGCTCGACCGCCAATCTTAAGTGGGGTAGACGACACAAATGCCGCTTTATCAACTCGATGGGACGTCGCCTTCGCTCGAATCGGGAGCATGGGTCGCGCCGAGCGCCGATCTCATCGGCGATGTCCGCCTCGGACCTCGCGCGAGCGTATGGTTCGGCGCGGTTATTCGCGCCGACAACACGCCGATCATCCTGGGGGAGAAGACCAACTTCCAGGATGGTGCCATCGGGCATAGCGATCCGGGCGCGCCGCTCACGATTGGCGCTCGGGTGACCGTAGGGCACCAGGCTATTCTGCACGGTTGCACCGTCGAAGACGAGGCGCTGATCGGCATGGGGGCACGCATCCTGAACGGTGCGGTCATCGGGTCGCAATCCATCGTCGGTGCGGGGGCCTTGGTGACCGAAGGCAAGACCTTCGCGCCGCGCAGCCTGATCGTCGGTTCGCCGGCCAAGGCGATCCGCACCCTTAGCGACGAACAGGTCGAAGCGCTCAAGCTGTCCGCCGCACATTATGCAGCGAAGGCCGCGCACTACCGAGACAAGCTCCAACCCAGTTGATCGCGCGCGCACGCGTACCCACATGCGCGTATATGATCGACATCCGACCCTTTGCTTCGCTTGGCGCGGCCAACCATGGCTGGCTCGACGCGCATCATCATTTCAGCTTTGCCAACTATCACGATCCCGACCGGATGGGCTGGGGCGCTATCCGCGTCTGGAACGATGATCGCATCGCGGCGAGATCCGGCTTTCCGCCGCACCCGCACCGCGACATGGAAATCGTGACCTACGTGCGCAGCGGCGCGATCACACATCAGGACTCGATGGGCAACAAGGGTCGCACGGGCGCGGGCGATGTCCAGGTGATGAGCGCGGGGACCGGCGTCACGCATGCCGAATATAACCTCGAGGATGAGGAAACCACGCTGTTCCAGATCTGGATCGAGACCGACAAGCCCGGCGCGCCGCCGCAATGGGGCATGAAGCCATTCCCCCGGCAAGCGCGCGACGGCAGTTTCCAGCTCCTCGCCAGCGGCGCGGATGACGGCTCGCTCACCATCTATGCCGACGCGCGGATCTACGGCGCGATCGCCAAGCCCGGGACGCCGGTCACGTTTGACGCCGATCCGAAGCGCCACCTTTATATGGTGCCGTCGGGCAGCATCACGGTGAACGGCAAGCCGGCAGAAGCGCGCGACGGGATCGCCATCACGGGCGAGGAAAAGATCGTCATCGAGGCCGATGAAGAGGCCGAACTCGTCCTCGTGGATGCCCGCTAGGTCGATAAGCGCTTGCTTTTGCGGCACTTTGCGGC
This window contains:
- a CDS encoding gamma carbonic anhydrase family protein → MPLYQLDGTSPSLESGAWVAPSADLIGDVRLGPRASVWFGAVIRADNTPIILGEKTNFQDGAIGHSDPGAPLTIGARVTVGHQAILHGCTVEDEALIGMGARILNGAVIGSQSIVGAGALVTEGKTFAPRSLIVGSPAKAIRTLSDEQVEALKLSAAHYAAKAAHYRDKLQPS
- a CDS encoding UvrD-helicase domain-containing protein, encoding MAMLLAALIHADGSVDGDEVALARQACEEFGVPLELLDAALGTAMHDPMESFTATLLRVEHPTDRERLASILFEMASVDEKLDGREVRMLRAMQQAWGVTVSFLNKPIEWDEDQRRVIEADRSARLLVSAGPGMGKTAVACSRVAHIIESEDVADTNVWLVSFTRSAIAELKGRIGDFAEDPSNVFAVKISTIDSQAWKIRYGFSPEEVEKLFGGFETGIDAATELIDERIEDFRDIFGDLEHLIVDEAQDITGGRARFLLKLIELLPEDCGITVFHDPAQAIYDYAAGEKLFRFTDGLAAMLGNDLQQRPLKKIYRTNEAPLLKLYEDLRLDILGNADVGTDSFKSKAELVKSAAVSQHRGFNHDALEGYDDALVLFRKRIEVAQASAFMAGGGHSHRLRMSGMGRFALPWLALVLGSTEGRELERSEFDERWRQARDHFPALLFGEDTEGNSADARWERLSRYAAMRGNRIDLFKLRSRLAGAPPDEFMAPEFGHSGPILGTIHASKGREADHVFLQINDSWGARHGTDETDLSEEARVLFVGATRAKRSLAVQGGFAMKFASSTDSGRCYRKGRKGKNGYQFQIGLQGDFDPYSSLALAKPFDELLGQDLPVRCRARLEPGSWLWRVETDAGVPLGTLGNRVTHDLYEISKKHHGSGRRLHDRIDNIFLMGFGSTAAPPGDDRLAGAKRIGGASGFWLVPQICGLPMVYV
- a CDS encoding polysaccharide biosynthesis/export family protein, producing the protein MLNIRPVAKPLIYPDSLAFTSRNQPLLAAPDFMEPVTVSKPFAILAVLAATSACAGSVDLDENSSAVTVADTLPLPDVQARASSFADYRIGPNDEIEVTVFGVDEMTRRGTVDTAGNFSMPLAGAVMAGGKTPDELANLIEDKLRGRYLKDPQVAVNIVEVRANLVTIDGAVRQPGIYPIIGTLTLQQAVATARGASDTADLDTVIVFRQAQGQRMAAKFDLKDIRSGRMEDPIIFANDIVVVGESATARFLRDLRLTVPTLGTFVPVL
- a CDS encoding pirin family protein, producing the protein MIDIRPFASLGAANHGWLDAHHHFSFANYHDPDRMGWGAIRVWNDDRIAARSGFPPHPHRDMEIVTYVRSGAITHQDSMGNKGRTGAGDVQVMSAGTGVTHAEYNLEDEETTLFQIWIETDKPGAPPQWGMKPFPRQARDGSFQLLASGADDGSLTIYADARIYGAIAKPGTPVTFDADPKRHLYMVPSGSITVNGKPAEARDGIAITGEEKIVIEADEEAELVLVDAR
- a CDS encoding flavin reductase family protein produces the protein MSVLDPGHFRRALGSFVTGVTIVTARDASGAPVGLTVNSFNSVSLDPPLVLWSLSLRSGSLPAFRDAPYWAVHVLAAGQENLSSHFARPGRDKFDGIVCDDGPEGAPRIAGYAARFGCKSAFEYEGGDHAIFVGHVEHLDLNEADPLIYHGGDYGRVARQPGDEEEPWARLAGRGLVRGEPGNWSLTEEGRSLLGDLADTLPGHPPADLGKDNAATLAAALHAWLGGKR